One window of Peteryoungia desertarenae genomic DNA carries:
- the odhB gene encoding 2-oxoglutarate dehydrogenase complex dihydrolipoyllysine-residue succinyltransferase produces MATEIRVPTLGESVSEATVGTWFKKVGDTVKADEPIVELETDKVTVEVPAPASGVLTEIVAQNGETVGLGALLGQIAEGAAGSAGASAPAPAAAPAPAAAPAPAAAAPAAPSAMPAAPAAAKLAADNNISTADVDGSGKRGQVLKGDVLAAIAKGSSAPAPAAAPAAPRPASSADDASREERVKMTRLRQTIAKRLKDAQNTAAMLTTYNEVDMKAVMDLRNRYKDIFEKKHGVKLGFMGFFTKAVTHALKELPAVNAEIDGTDIIYKNYCHVGVAVGTDKGLVVPVVRDADQMSIAEIEKEIGRLGKAARDGQLSMADMQGGTFTISNGGVYGSLMSSPILNAPQSGILGMHKIQDRPVVVGGQIVIRPMMYLALSYDHRIVDGKEAVTFLVRVKESLEDPERLVLDL; encoded by the coding sequence ATGGCCACTGAAATCCGCGTACCCACCCTCGGCGAATCCGTCAGCGAAGCCACTGTCGGCACCTGGTTCAAGAAGGTCGGTGACACCGTCAAGGCTGACGAACCCATCGTGGAACTGGAAACCGACAAGGTCACTGTTGAGGTTCCCGCTCCAGCCTCCGGCGTTCTGACGGAAATCGTTGCCCAAAACGGCGAAACCGTTGGTCTTGGTGCCCTGCTTGGCCAGATCGCCGAAGGTGCAGCCGGTTCTGCCGGTGCGTCTGCTCCGGCGCCTGCCGCAGCACCGGCTCCCGCTGCAGCGCCTGCTCCGGCCGCCGCTGCTCCGGCTGCTCCATCCGCCATGCCGGCCGCCCCGGCTGCCGCCAAGCTTGCTGCCGACAACAACATTTCGACCGCCGACGTCGACGGTTCCGGCAAGCGTGGCCAGGTGCTGAAGGGTGACGTTCTTGCCGCAATCGCCAAGGGCAGCTCCGCTCCGGCACCTGCCGCTGCCCCGGCTGCACCGCGCCCGGCTTCGTCGGCTGACGACGCCTCGCGCGAAGAGCGCGTCAAGATGACCCGCCTGCGCCAGACGATCGCCAAGCGCCTCAAGGACGCCCAGAACACGGCTGCCATGCTCACCACCTATAATGAGGTGGACATGAAGGCGGTTATGGACCTGCGCAACCGCTACAAGGACATCTTCGAGAAGAAGCATGGCGTGAAGCTCGGCTTCATGGGCTTCTTCACCAAGGCCGTCACGCATGCGCTGAAGGAACTGCCGGCCGTCAATGCCGAAATCGACGGCACCGACATCATCTACAAGAACTACTGCCATGTCGGCGTTGCCGTCGGCACGGACAAGGGTCTCGTGGTTCCGGTCGTGCGCGATGCCGACCAGATGTCGATCGCCGAAATCGAGAAGGAAATCGGTCGCCTCGGCAAGGCAGCCCGTGACGGTCAGCTGTCGATGGCCGACATGCAGGGCGGCACCTTCACCATCTCGAACGGTGGCGTCTACGGCTCGCTGATGTCCTCGCCGATCCTGAATGCACCGCAGTCGGGCATCCTCGGCATGCACAAGATCCAGGATCGTCCGGTCGTCGTTGGCGGACAGATCGTCATTCGTCCGATGATGTATCTGGCGCTCTCCTACGATCACCGTATCGTCGACGGCAAGGAAGCTGTTACCTTCCTCGTTCGCGTCAAGGAAAGCCTTGAGGATCCGGAGCGCCTGGTCCTCGATCTCTAA
- a CDS encoding cytochrome b, with protein sequence MAVAPTSFSIPQKALHWLMALLILFNLIFAEAMEEVAEAYERGEVPSAEDLTFANIHAYVGIAVLCLGIVRLALRLKQGAPLAPVEEPAIAQLAAKVAHGSFYVLFFLLPLSGIGAYYFANETAGFVHGGPLKSLMWLLIAAHIAALVVHQFYWKSPVAGRMTRG encoded by the coding sequence ATGGCTGTCGCTCCAACCTCCTTTTCGATTCCGCAGAAAGCCCTGCATTGGCTGATGGCCCTGCTCATCCTGTTCAATCTCATCTTCGCCGAGGCGATGGAGGAGGTGGCAGAGGCCTATGAACGAGGCGAGGTGCCCTCTGCCGAGGATCTGACCTTTGCCAATATCCATGCCTATGTCGGGATCGCGGTGCTCTGTCTTGGCATTGTCCGCCTGGCGCTGCGGTTAAAGCAGGGTGCGCCGCTAGCGCCGGTGGAAGAGCCGGCCATTGCCCAATTGGCTGCCAAAGTCGCACATGGCAGCTTCTATGTATTGTTCTTCCTGCTTCCGCTGAGCGGTATCGGCGCCTACTATTTCGCCAACGAGACCGCAGGTTTCGTCCATGGTGGTCCGTTGAAGAGCCTCATGTGGCTATTGATCGCAGCGCATATCGCTGCCCTTGTGGTACATCAGTTTTATTGGAAGAGCCCGGTTGCAGGTCGGATGACCCGTGGTTAG
- a CDS encoding tyrosine recombinase XerC produces the protein MIPADENLLLERQAWLQSLASERRLAANTLEAYERDTRQFLTFLAGYAGGLVRLDNISSLRPADLRAFLAARRKEGAGARSLGRHLAGLRSFLRHLEKRGLVNAAAAGAVRSPRQPKSLPKPLTGSQALTVVNVSTQMHDEPWIAARDAAILSLLYGCGLRIGEALALTPAAFRGNPKSLRVIGKGNKTRLVPLLPAVDDAVQAYIRLCPYDLPENEPVFRGARGAKLQPAILQRSMQRLRSALGLPDSATPHALRHSFATHLLGSGGDLRTIQELLGHASLSTTQVYTGVDSTRLLDIYDKAHPRA, from the coding sequence TTGATCCCCGCTGACGAAAATCTTCTTCTGGAAAGACAGGCCTGGCTTCAGAGCCTGGCAAGCGAGCGGCGCCTCGCGGCAAACACTCTTGAAGCCTACGAACGAGACACCCGGCAATTCCTGACCTTTCTCGCAGGCTATGCCGGTGGATTGGTCAGGCTGGACAACATCAGCAGTCTTAGACCGGCTGATCTTCGCGCTTTTCTTGCAGCAAGGCGAAAGGAAGGTGCAGGGGCACGGTCACTTGGTCGCCATCTCGCCGGATTGCGTTCATTCCTGCGTCATCTCGAGAAACGTGGTTTGGTCAATGCAGCAGCAGCCGGTGCTGTTCGCTCGCCGCGCCAGCCAAAATCGCTTCCCAAACCGCTGACGGGTTCTCAGGCGCTCACTGTCGTGAACGTGTCGACCCAGATGCATGACGAGCCATGGATTGCGGCACGGGACGCAGCAATCCTGTCGCTGCTCTATGGTTGCGGCTTGCGTATCGGCGAAGCTCTTGCCCTTACACCGGCAGCATTCCGGGGTAATCCCAAATCCCTTCGTGTCATCGGAAAAGGCAACAAGACGCGTCTGGTCCCACTCTTGCCAGCCGTCGATGATGCAGTTCAGGCCTATATCCGCCTGTGTCCCTATGATCTTCCCGAGAATGAACCGGTGTTTCGGGGCGCTCGCGGGGCAAAGCTCCAGCCGGCGATCCTTCAGAGATCGATGCAGCGCCTTCGGTCTGCGCTCGGACTGCCAGACTCCGCGACACCCCACGCGTTAAGACATTCGTTCGCCACCCATCTTCTGGGCAGCGGAGGCGATCTGCGGACGATCCAGGAACTTCTAGGTCATGCGAGCCTGTCGACAACACAGGTCTATACCGGCGTCGATTCCACCCGCTTGCTCGACATCTACGACAAAGCCCATCCGCGGGCCTGA
- the lpdA gene encoding dihydrolipoyl dehydrogenase, producing MAYDVVVIGSGPGGYVCAIKAAQLGMKVAVVEKRQTYGGTCLNIGCIPSKALLHASEVFHHAAHGMADLGVEVGAPTLNLSKMMAHKDATVKSNVEGVSFLFKKNKIDGLQGTGKILGAGKVQVTNDAGEVQVLETRNIVIATGSDVAGIPGVAVEIDEKVIVSSTGGIALEKVPAKMIVVGGGVIGLELGSVWSRLGAKVTVVEYLDTILGGMDGEVSKQFQRILAKQGMEFNLGAKVTGVLKSGDGAKVTFEPVKGGEAQTLDADVVLVATGRKPYTSGLGLEEAGVALDNRGRVEIDGHYRTNVAGIYAIGDVVKGPMLAHKAEDEGVALAEILAGQHGHVNYDVIPGVVYTQPEVASVGKTEEELKAAGVAYKVGKFPFTANGRARAMLASDGFVKVLADKDTDRVLGVHIIGLGAGEMIHEAAVLMEFGGSSEDLGRTCHAHPTMSEAVKEAALATFFKPLHM from the coding sequence ATGGCTTATGATGTAGTGGTAATCGGCAGCGGCCCCGGCGGTTATGTCTGCGCGATCAAGGCGGCTCAGCTTGGCATGAAGGTTGCCGTCGTTGAAAAGCGCCAGACCTATGGCGGCACCTGCCTCAATATCGGCTGCATCCCGTCCAAAGCCCTGCTGCATGCGTCGGAAGTCTTCCACCATGCTGCCCATGGGATGGCTGATCTTGGTGTCGAAGTCGGCGCACCGACGCTGAACCTTTCCAAGATGATGGCGCACAAGGACGCGACTGTGAAGTCGAACGTCGAGGGCGTCTCCTTCCTGTTCAAGAAGAACAAGATCGACGGACTCCAGGGCACCGGCAAGATCCTCGGCGCGGGCAAGGTGCAGGTCACCAACGATGCCGGTGAGGTCCAGGTTCTCGAAACCAGGAACATTGTCATTGCCACTGGCTCCGACGTTGCCGGCATTCCGGGTGTTGCCGTCGAGATCGACGAGAAGGTCATCGTGTCCTCGACCGGCGGTATTGCCCTCGAAAAGGTCCCCGCCAAGATGATCGTCGTCGGCGGCGGTGTCATCGGCCTCGAGCTCGGCTCGGTATGGTCGCGCCTTGGTGCCAAGGTGACCGTCGTCGAATATCTCGACACGATCCTCGGCGGCATGGACGGCGAAGTCTCCAAGCAGTTCCAGCGCATCCTTGCCAAGCAGGGCATGGAATTCAATCTCGGCGCCAAGGTCACCGGTGTGCTCAAGTCCGGTGATGGCGCCAAGGTCACGTTCGAGCCGGTCAAAGGCGGCGAAGCCCAGACGCTCGACGCCGACGTCGTGCTCGTCGCCACCGGCCGCAAGCCCTACACATCTGGTCTCGGCCTCGAAGAAGCCGGTGTTGCGCTTGATAATCGTGGCCGCGTCGAGATCGACGGCCACTACCGCACCAATGTCGCCGGCATCTATGCCATCGGTGACGTGGTCAAGGGCCCGATGCTTGCTCACAAGGCGGAAGACGAGGGCGTGGCACTCGCCGAAATCCTCGCCGGCCAGCATGGCCATGTGAACTATGACGTCATCCCGGGTGTCGTCTACACCCAGCCGGAAGTGGCTTCCGTCGGCAAGACCGAGGAAGAGCTGAAGGCTGCAGGCGTTGCCTATAAGGTCGGCAAGTTCCCGTTCACGGCAAACGGCCGCGCCCGCGCCATGCTCGCCTCCGACGGTTTCGTCAAGGTTCTCGCCGACAAGGACACGGATCGGGTTCTCGGTGTCCATATCATCGGCCTCGGTGCCGGGGAGATGATCCACGAGGCTGCCGTGCTGATGGAATTTGGCGGTTCCTCGGAAGATCTCGGCCGCACCTGCCACGCGCATCCGACCATGTCTGAAGCCGTGAAGGAAGCAGCACTCGCGACCTTCTTCAAACCGCTGCACATGTGA
- a CDS encoding TraB/GumN family protein: MLDRSLQSIRSFSRHLTPGDATLWFLAAFHTLVLLSFILIAASLTPANASETSCTGRNLLLELKQADPALLAEAETEASAIPNGRGIFWKVEKDGVEPSYLLGTMHVTDPRVLRKPTGAREAAAAADVIVIESDEILDERKAAAALLMHPELTMFSGGERINDFLSEEQVGILEEGLKERGLSLLAVSRMKPWLIASFVALPACELERKANGASFLDKQIAEDALKAGKEVAGLETLVEQLQAMAALPLEFHFQALLETIALGEKMDDVMETMTELYLAGEIGMTMPMLRAVTKEYASGDDNGYAAFEKRIITDRNILMAERSLQHLEAGNAFIAVGALHLPGEQGLVELLRQKGYKVTLVGE; this comes from the coding sequence ATGCTCGATCGCTCTCTCCAGTCCATCCGAAGCTTTAGTCGCCACCTCACTCCGGGCGATGCGACCCTATGGTTTCTGGCAGCGTTTCACACCCTTGTGCTCCTGTCTTTTATTCTGATAGCCGCCAGCCTGACCCCGGCCAACGCTTCCGAGACAAGCTGCACCGGACGGAATCTCCTTCTGGAACTGAAACAAGCTGATCCAGCCTTGCTTGCCGAAGCAGAAACCGAGGCGAGTGCCATACCGAATGGCAGAGGCATCTTCTGGAAAGTTGAAAAGGACGGTGTTGAGCCTTCCTACCTCCTCGGCACGATGCATGTGACCGATCCGCGTGTCCTGCGGAAGCCGACCGGCGCCCGCGAAGCAGCCGCGGCGGCAGATGTGATCGTAATTGAGTCGGATGAAATCCTTGATGAGAGGAAGGCGGCCGCTGCACTATTGATGCATCCGGAATTGACCATGTTCAGTGGCGGCGAGCGCATCAACGATTTTCTTTCCGAGGAGCAGGTTGGAATCCTCGAAGAAGGATTGAAGGAGCGCGGCCTCTCTTTGCTGGCGGTCTCCCGCATGAAACCATGGCTGATCGCAAGCTTTGTCGCGTTGCCGGCCTGCGAACTCGAACGCAAGGCCAATGGCGCGTCTTTCCTGGACAAACAGATCGCAGAGGATGCGCTCAAGGCAGGCAAAGAGGTTGCCGGATTGGAAACCTTGGTTGAACAACTGCAAGCCATGGCGGCCCTGCCACTCGAATTCCACTTTCAGGCCCTGCTGGAAACCATCGCACTCGGTGAAAAGATGGACGACGTCATGGAGACCATGACCGAACTCTATCTGGCAGGTGAGATTGGCATGACCATGCCTATGCTGCGGGCCGTGACCAAGGAATACGCATCGGGCGATGACAATGGCTACGCAGCCTTTGAAAAGCGCATCATCACAGACCGCAACATTCTCATGGCAGAGCGAAGTCTGCAGCATCTGGAAGCAGGCAACGCCTTCATTGCGGTAGGAGCGCTTCATCTGCCGGGCGAACAGGGCCTTGTCGAACTGCTGCGACAGAAGGGATACAAAGTCACACTGGTTGGCGAATGA
- a CDS encoding MAPEG family protein yields the protein MEPVSASASPLVLLLAWSVVLLVAHVLLQGMLATKELGTEWNAGPRDSNQQPAGKFAGRAARASSNFRETYPAFVALAAGLLFSGETSGLGLTGAVIWFVGRIIYYPLYLAGIPYIRSLVWLGTMAGLGLMFLALVF from the coding sequence ATGGAGCCGGTATCCGCGTCCGCCTCTCCGCTTGTCCTGCTCCTTGCCTGGAGCGTGGTCCTGCTGGTGGCGCATGTCCTCCTCCAGGGCATGCTCGCCACCAAGGAGTTGGGTACGGAGTGGAACGCCGGCCCTCGTGATAGCAACCAGCAGCCGGCGGGGAAGTTCGCCGGTCGCGCTGCTCGGGCGTCATCGAATTTCCGTGAAACCTATCCGGCCTTCGTCGCGCTTGCAGCAGGGCTGCTTTTCAGCGGTGAAACATCCGGCCTCGGCCTCACCGGAGCCGTCATCTGGTTCGTCGGGCGAATTATCTACTATCCTCTCTATCTGGCCGGCATCCCCTATATCCGTTCGCTCGTCTGGCTCGGCACGATGGCCGGTCTCGGCCTGATGTTCCTCGCGCTCGTGTTTTGA
- a CDS encoding 2-oxoglutarate dehydrogenase E1 component, with protein MGRQEANEQFLITSFLDGSNAAYIEQLHARYEEDPSSVSAEWQAFFKALADNPSDVKKAASGASWRRSNWPIAEGGELVSALDGNWGKIEKAVETKVKAKAEAAGQTISEAEVLQATRDSVRAIMMIRAYRMRGHLHAKLDPLGLAAPVEDYNELSPTAYGFSEADYDRKIFIDNVLGLEYATIREMLEILQRTYCSTLGVEFMHISNPEEKSWIQERIEGPDKGVDFTPNGKKAILQKLIEAEGFEQFIDVKYKGTKRFGLDGGESLIPALEQIIKRGGQDGLEEIVLGMAHRGRLNVLSQVMGKPHRAIFHEFKGGSFKPDEVEGSGDVKYHLGASSDREFDGNKVHLSLTANPSHLEIVNPVVMGKARAKQDQIAKVWEGDIVPLKERAKVLPLLLHGDAAFAGQGVVAEILGLSGLRGHRVAGTMHFIINNQIGFTTNPAFSRSSPYPSDVAKMIEAPIFHVNGDDPEAVVYAAKIATEYRMKFHKPVVVDMFCYRRFGHNEGDEPAFTQPKMYKEIRAHKTVVQIYGERLIAEGLITEGELEKMKADWRAHLEQEFEAGQSYKPNKADWLDGAWSGLRTADNADEQRRGKTAVPMKQLKEIGRKLSTIPDGFKAHRTIQRFMDNRAQMIESGEGIDWAMAEALAFGSLAVEGHKIRLSGQDCERGTFSQRHSVLYDQETEERYIPLANLAPNQARYEVINSMLSEEAVLGFEYGYSLARPNALTLWEAQFGDFANGAQVVFDQFISSGERKWLRMSGLVCLLPHGYEGQGPEHSSARLERFLQLCAEDNMQVAYCTTPANYFHILRRQVKRDFRKPLILMTPKSLLRHKRATSSLAEMGGESSFHRLLWDDAEVIKDGPIKLQKDAKIRRVVICSGKVYYDLLEEREKRGIDDIYLLRIEQLYPFPAKALINELSRFRNAEMVWCQEEPKNMGAWSFIDPYLEWVLAHIDAKYQRVRYTGRPAAASPATGLMSKHLAQLEAFLEDALGG; from the coding sequence ATGGGTAGGCAAGAAGCCAACGAGCAGTTCCTGATCACGTCCTTCCTGGACGGATCGAACGCAGCCTATATTGAACAGCTCCATGCGCGCTATGAGGAGGATCCCTCCTCGGTCTCTGCTGAATGGCAGGCCTTTTTCAAGGCGCTGGCCGATAATCCGTCTGACGTCAAGAAAGCTGCCTCGGGCGCGTCCTGGCGCCGCAGCAACTGGCCGATTGCCGAAGGTGGCGAACTGGTATCAGCACTGGACGGCAACTGGGGCAAGATCGAAAAGGCAGTCGAGACCAAGGTGAAGGCGAAGGCCGAAGCCGCCGGTCAGACCATTTCGGAAGCCGAGGTGCTGCAGGCGACGCGCGACAGCGTGCGCGCCATCATGATGATCCGTGCCTATCGCATGCGCGGCCACCTGCATGCCAAGCTCGACCCGCTCGGACTGGCTGCACCAGTCGAAGACTATAATGAACTGTCGCCGACCGCTTACGGCTTCTCGGAAGCTGACTATGATCGCAAGATCTTCATCGATAACGTGCTCGGTCTCGAATATGCGACAATCCGCGAAATGCTGGAGATCCTGCAGCGGACCTATTGCTCGACGCTCGGTGTCGAGTTCATGCATATTTCCAATCCGGAGGAAAAGTCCTGGATTCAGGAACGGATCGAAGGGCCGGACAAGGGCGTTGACTTTACGCCGAACGGCAAGAAGGCCATCCTTCAGAAGCTGATCGAGGCGGAAGGCTTCGAACAGTTCATCGATGTCAAGTACAAGGGAACCAAGCGCTTCGGCCTGGATGGTGGCGAGTCGCTCATTCCGGCTCTTGAGCAGATCATCAAGCGCGGCGGTCAGGACGGTCTGGAAGAGATCGTTCTCGGCATGGCCCATCGTGGACGTCTCAATGTTCTTTCCCAGGTCATGGGCAAGCCGCATCGCGCCATCTTCCACGAGTTCAAGGGCGGCTCGTTCAAACCAGACGAGGTCGAAGGCTCGGGGGACGTGAAGTATCACCTTGGTGCATCGTCTGACCGCGAATTCGACGGCAACAAGGTTCACCTGTCGCTCACCGCAAACCCGTCCCACCTTGAAATCGTCAATCCTGTCGTGATGGGCAAGGCCCGCGCCAAGCAGGACCAGATTGCGAAGGTGTGGGAGGGGGACATCGTTCCGCTCAAGGAGCGCGCCAAGGTTCTCCCGCTGCTGCTGCACGGCGATGCGGCATTCGCGGGTCAGGGCGTCGTTGCCGAAATACTCGGGCTTTCCGGTCTGCGTGGACACCGCGTCGCCGGCACGATGCACTTCATCATCAACAACCAGATCGGCTTTACCACCAATCCGGCCTTTTCGCGTTCGTCGCCTTATCCGTCCGACGTCGCCAAGATGATCGAGGCGCCGATCTTCCACGTCAACGGCGATGATCCGGAAGCGGTCGTCTACGCAGCCAAGATCGCGACCGAGTACCGGATGAAGTTCCACAAGCCGGTCGTGGTTGACATGTTCTGCTATCGCCGCTTTGGACACAACGAAGGCGATGAGCCCGCGTTCACGCAGCCGAAGATGTACAAGGAGATCCGGGCGCACAAGACCGTCGTCCAGATCTATGGCGAGCGGCTGATCGCTGAGGGTTTGATCACCGAAGGCGAACTTGAAAAGATGAAGGCCGACTGGCGCGCCCATCTCGAACAGGAGTTCGAGGCCGGCCAGAGCTACAAGCCCAACAAGGCGGACTGGCTCGATGGAGCATGGTCCGGTCTTCGCACGGCCGACAATGCCGATGAGCAGCGTCGCGGCAAGACCGCAGTGCCGATGAAGCAACTCAAGGAAATCGGGCGGAAGCTGTCGACGATTCCTGACGGTTTCAAGGCACATCGCACCATTCAGCGCTTCATGGACAACCGTGCGCAGATGATCGAAAGCGGTGAGGGGATCGACTGGGCGATGGCGGAGGCACTCGCTTTCGGCTCGTTGGCTGTCGAAGGCCACAAGATCCGTCTGTCTGGCCAGGACTGTGAACGCGGCACCTTCAGTCAGCGTCATTCGGTTCTCTACGATCAGGAGACCGAAGAGCGCTACATCCCGCTTGCCAACCTTGCGCCCAACCAGGCCCGTTACGAAGTCATCAACTCGATGCTTTCGGAAGAGGCGGTCCTTGGCTTCGAATACGGCTACTCGCTGGCCCGTCCGAATGCGCTGACACTCTGGGAAGCCCAGTTCGGTGACTTCGCCAATGGTGCACAGGTCGTGTTCGACCAGTTCATTTCATCGGGTGAACGCAAGTGGCTGCGTATGTCCGGTCTCGTCTGCCTGTTGCCGCATGGCTATGAAGGGCAGGGGCCGGAGCATTCGTCGGCGCGCCTGGAGCGCTTCCTGCAGCTATGTGCGGAAGACAATATGCAGGTTGCCTATTGCACGACGCCGGCCAACTACTTCCACATTCTGCGTCGTCAGGTGAAGCGTGACTTCCGCAAGCCGCTCATCCTGATGACTCCGAAGTCGCTTCTGCGTCACAAGCGTGCGACGTCGAGCCTGGCCGAAATGGGCGGCGAAAGCTCGTTCCACCGTCTGCTGTGGGATGATGCCGAGGTGATCAAGGACGGCCCGATCAAGCTGCAGAAGGATGCGAAGATCCGTCGCGTCGTGATCTGCTCTGGTAAGGTCTATTACGACCTGCTTGAAGAGCGTGAAAAGCGCGGCATCGACGATATCTACCTGCTGCGCATCGAACAGCTCTATCCTTTCCCGGCCAAGGCGCTCATCAACGAGCTCAGCCGCTTCCGCAATGCGGAGATGGTCTGGTGCCAGGAAGAGCCGAAGAACATGGGCGCCTGGTCGTTCATCGATCCGTATCTGGAATGGGTGCTTGCCCATATCGACGCCAAGTACCAGCGCGTGCGCTACACCGGTCGCCCGGCTGCCGCCTCGCCGGCAACGGGCCTGATGTCGAAACACCTCGCCCAGCTCGAAGCCTTCCTGGAGGACGCGCTGGGCGGTTGA
- a CDS encoding GNAT family N-acetyltransferase, with amino-acid sequence MRRASLTTFGHFAETLQLISQGQPGHIVDTLIAERGEKIVHHPMWPVMRPFLYSVLRYSKAIEFADDVVNLPGFQAFEYLSNVLSLDIRVHHEERIPARGGFIMVSNHPTGIADGVAVFDLLKHRRPDMMFFANRDAIRVNPRLVEMIIPVEWREQHKTKLKARETLKLTNHAVEQQKATILFPSGRIAYWAHGRLNERPWKTSAVGLARKYNLPILPVHMKARNSGLFYWLAKWSTELRDMTVFYELLNKKGQVFDFTIGKMIQPDLLDGDPIRVTRALERHTVFDLRNDPHAAYLPDV; translated from the coding sequence ATGAGAAGGGCTTCCCTCACGACCTTCGGGCATTTTGCGGAAACGCTGCAGCTTATTTCTCAGGGACAACCCGGGCATATTGTCGATACGCTGATTGCCGAGCGTGGTGAAAAAATCGTCCACCACCCAATGTGGCCCGTTATGCGGCCATTTCTTTACAGTGTTTTGCGATACTCGAAGGCTATCGAATTTGCCGATGATGTGGTCAATCTCCCGGGTTTCCAGGCATTCGAGTATCTGAGCAATGTTCTCAGTCTCGACATTCGCGTGCATCATGAAGAGCGTATCCCGGCCCGCGGCGGCTTCATCATGGTGAGTAATCATCCGACCGGGATCGCAGATGGTGTCGCAGTTTTCGACCTGTTGAAGCACCGTCGTCCCGACATGATGTTTTTCGCGAACCGGGATGCCATCCGCGTTAATCCTCGACTTGTCGAGATGATTATTCCGGTCGAGTGGCGCGAACAGCACAAGACAAAACTCAAGGCGCGTGAGACGCTGAAACTTACCAATCATGCCGTCGAGCAGCAGAAGGCGACCATCCTATTTCCCTCTGGACGTATTGCCTATTGGGCCCATGGTCGCCTGAATGAGCGTCCCTGGAAGACGTCTGCTGTCGGTCTTGCCCGCAAATACAATCTGCCGATCCTGCCGGTCCACATGAAGGCGCGCAATTCAGGCCTGTTTTACTGGCTGGCTAAATGGTCGACCGAATTGCGGGATATGACCGTTTTCTACGAACTGCTGAACAAGAAGGGACAGGTATTCGACTTCACGATTGGAAAGATGATCCAACCGGATTTGCTCGATGGTGATCCGATCAGGGTGACGCGGGCGCTTGAACGGCATACCGTTTTCGATCTGCGAAACGATCCGCATGCCGCTTACCTGCCAGACGTATAG
- a CDS encoding DUF2867 domain-containing protein, whose translation MGAVESLEVRLPHPDLPAGDWADSYAVSVSRVDLVALDVAKSMFGDVPRWVRTLLAFRNRIVSLVGLKSAELKMTGRESIGGFPLLASTGDQALLGFDDWHLDFRILISVEKISGGRQRVRVTTLVKRHNLFGRIYIFVVTPFHRLIVRSFLRRFLAAQMVIRQPV comes from the coding sequence ATGGGTGCGGTGGAAAGCCTTGAGGTTCGGCTGCCGCATCCTGACCTGCCTGCGGGAGACTGGGCCGACAGTTACGCTGTAAGTGTCTCGCGCGTAGATCTGGTCGCATTGGATGTAGCGAAATCCATGTTCGGTGATGTGCCGCGTTGGGTTCGTACACTTCTTGCTTTTCGCAATCGCATCGTCAGCCTGGTCGGTTTGAAGTCAGCCGAACTGAAGATGACGGGTCGGGAAAGCATCGGTGGCTTTCCCCTTCTGGCCTCGACCGGCGATCAGGCGCTGCTCGGCTTTGATGACTGGCATCTTGATTTCAGGATCCTGATCTCTGTTGAAAAGATCTCGGGAGGTCGACAGAGGGTGAGGGTGACAACCTTGGTAAAAAGACACAACCTGTTCGGTCGCATCTATATCTTCGTCGTTACGCCATTTCATCGGCTGATCGTTCGAAGCTTTCTGAGGCGTTTTCTTGCTGCACAGATGGTCATTCGCCAACCAGTGTGA